One Nocardia huaxiensis genomic window, CCGTGCGGGCGAGCATGCGCAGCTCGGATGGCATGAGCGCCAAGGGATCCTGCCGCGCGAACACGCCCAGCCTGGCAGCCCGTGCGGCGCCCACCGCCTGCCGGGCCCTGTTCAGGCTCGGATCCGAGATCGGTTGCCCCGGAACGGGTACCGCGTCGACAGTGCTGGACTGCTTGCGGAAGGGATTGATATTGGGCCAGATGAAGTACGGCAGCGCCCAGCCACCGGCGAGCATGCGCTCGTTGTAGGTCGGCGGGCGCGGCTCGTGCTGGGCCACCTCGATATTGATGTAGGTGAGGAAGCGGCCGTAGCGATCGAACACGTCCCCGGCGAAGGCCAGGAAGAACCGCATATCCGCAAGGTCGAGGCCGCGGTCGGTGCGGTCCTTCTCGATGAATCCCTCCAGCGCCCGGTGCGCGGCCTCGGCGTGCCGGGCGTGATTGGCCGCGCAGTCCGGGCCGGTGCGGGCGCGCAGATCCGCTTCCAGGCTGGGCGGCAGCGGTGGATCGAAGGGCGGCAATCCGGCAGCGAATGGATCGGTGAGGAATTGCGCCCACTGCGGGGAATCGATGTGCGGGAAGGCGTCGGGATTCGCGGGCAGCGAGAAACTCACCTCCGGCGTGTCCATTCCCAGGAATCGGGTGCTGATATTGCCGATCGGATCGACGGTGACGGTGTCGCCGTCGTGGACCGCCTGCTTCACGCTCATCGGCAATCCATTCGATCCCAGACCCAGCCCGGTGTGCGCGGCCAGAAATCCGGCGCGGCTCTTCTCTACTGCTTTCGCCATGACGAACTCCGAGGTGAAATTGTCGGCACGAGCCGATCGGCTCGCGGCCGCGGGCGAACCGCGTCACTGAGTAATCGCTGCCGGAGCGCCGCCCGCAACCGAACCGGGTGGTCCGCGCCCGATCGGCTACGCTGACCCGCATGACGGCGGGTGACAGCGATGAGAAGGCCAGCGGGAGTAGCCCATCCGGCGTAATGACCGCCCCGCGTGGCCCTCGTCGCACCGAAGCCGTGCACGGCGTCATCGAATTCGGCCGCCGGATCATCGGCCTGGACGTGTCGCCGCGCGACCATACGGTCGGTGACCTGCACCAGAACGAGGCCGTCTCGCAGCCGCTCAATGCGCGCGAGAAGACCCAGTTCGATCGCGTCCGCATGCTGGGCGCGACCGGCGCGGTCATGATGGCGCTCGGCGCGCTCGGGCTCGGCGCCCAGCCGACCCTGCAGAATCCCACCTCGGGCAAGGCGCTGCTGGGCCTGCTCGCGCGCACCTACAATGCGACGCTGGCCATCACCATGGTCGGCACCGCGGTGGTCATGCTGTCGTGGTTGCTGATGGGCCGGTTCGCCCTCGGCCTGCCGTCGCGCGGCATTCGCCGGGTGACGCGCTCGCAGCTGGATCGCACGCTGCTGCTGTGGATCATTCCGCTGTCCATCGCGCCGCCGATGTTCAGCAATGACGTCTATTCGTATCTGGCGCAGGGTGAAATCGCCGCGCGCGGACTCGATCCGTATTCGGTGGGGCCCGAACAGGGCTTGACGCTGGATAATCCGCTCACCAAACAGGTTTCCGGAATCTGGCAGAAAACACCCGCCCCCTACGGGCCGTTATCGCTGTGGATCGGGCGCGGGATCGCCGAAATATCCGGCGACAACATTATTGCCGGAGTTTTGCTGCATCGGCTGGTGGCGCTGATCGGTGTCGCGTGCATCGTGTGGGCGCTGCCCCGGCTCGCGCGCCGCTGCGGCGTGTCCAGCGTCGCCGCGCTGTGGCTGGGTGCGGCCAATCCGCTGGTGCTGTTCCATCTGGTGGCGGGCGCGCACAATGAGGCGCTCATGATCGGGCTCATGCTCGTCGGCATGGAATTCTGCCTGCGCGCACTGGAATTCGGCGGGCCACTGAGGGGTTCGACCCTGGCCCTGTTCCTGGCCGGGGTCACGGTCATCGCGCTCTCGTCGATGGTCAAGATTCCGTCCATGCTGGCCATGGCCTTCATCTGGATGGCTCTGACCCGATACTGGGGCGGAGGCTGGCGCGCGCTCGTCAGATCGGCCGCTTTACTCGGCGTGGTGACGGGCTTCGTGGCCGTCACCGTCTGCGTGATCAGCGGCCTCGGCTTCGGCTGGATAGCCACCCTCAATACCGCCAGCGCCGTGCGCAGCTGGATGTCGCTGCCCACCGCCATCGCCGTGGCCACCGCCTTCGGTGGCGTGCTGCTCGGAATCGGCGATCACACAACGGCTTTGCTCGCCCTGACGCGCCCGATCGGCAGTGTGGTGACAGCGATCATCGTGATCCGCATGCTCATCGCCACCTACTCCGGCCGCTTGAATCCGGTTGGCGCGCTGGGTGTGTCGTTCGGCTTCGTGGTCCTGCTGTTCCCGGTGGTCCAGCCCTGGTACCTGTTGTGGGGCATCATCCCGCTGGCAGCCTGGGCGAACCGACCGGCCTTCCGGATCCCCGCCACCGTGGCATCCGCCGTGGTCAGCGTCTTCCTCATGCCCACCGGCCGCGACATCACCCCCTTCGTCCTCATCTACGCCGCCATCATCACCGTGGTCACCTGCGTGGTCCTCATCCTGGCCACCCGCAACTCGCTGCCCTGGCAGCACCGCCGCGATCCGGGCGACGACCGGCCGGTCTCGAGCGCCCCGAAACACCACGTCGGCGGGGTGTAGTGCTCGTCACACCGGGTGACCACCTACGGTGTACATCCGTGACCGCAGCTTCCGGACCCGCCGTACGCGTAGACGGCGTCGTGAAACGCTACGGCGAGACCACCGCGGTCGACGGCATCAGCTTCGAACTCGAACGCGCGCACGTGCTGGCACTGCTCGGGCCCAATGGGGCGGGCAAGACCACCACAACCGAGATGTGCGAGGGGTTCGTGACCCCCGACGCCGGGAGCGTGCGGGTGCTGGGCCTGGACCCGATCGCCGACTCGGACCGACTACGCCCGCGCATCGGCGTGATGCTGCAGGGCGGCGGCGCGTATCCGGGGTCGCGCGCCGGGGAGATGCTCGATCTCGTCGCCTCGTATTCGGCCGATCCGCTGGATCCGGCTTGGCTGCTGGACATTCTGGGACTGTCGGAGGCGCGGCGGACGCCGTATCGGCGGCTGTCGGGAGGCCAGCAGCAGCGGCTGGCGCTGGCGTGCGCGCTGGTGGGGCGGCCCGAAATCGTGTTCCTGGACGAGCCGACGGCCGGATTGGACGCGCAGGCCCGGCATCTGGTGTGGGAGCTCATCGACGCGCTGCGGCGCGACGGGGTCAGCGTGCTCATGACCACGCACATGATGGACGAGGCCGAGCAGCTCGCCGATCAGCTGGTCATCATCGACCACGGACGCATCGTCGCGCAGGGCACGCCCAGTGAGGTGACCTCGCACGGGGCCGAGGGGCGGCTGGCGTTCACCGCGCCGCCGAAACTCGACCTGACGCTGCTGGAAGCCGCACTGCCGGAAGGGTTCTCGCCGCGCGAGACCTCGCCGGGTTCCTACCTGCTGCAGGGTGACATCACCCCGCAGGTGCTGGCCACCCTGACCGCCTGGTGTGCGCGCATCGACGTGCTGCCCACCGATATCCGCATCGACCAGCGCCGCCTGGAAGACGTGTTCCTCGAACTGACCGGACGGGAGCTGCGAGGGTGACCGAGACCGCCAACCGCTTCGCACCCGGCACCTTCCTCCCCGACCCGCGCCCCACCACGCGGGCGAAGATGCTCACCGCACAGACCCGGCTCGAGCTGATCCTGTTGCTGCGCAACGGGGAACAGCTGCTGCTGACCATGTTCATTCCGATCACGCTGCTGATCGGGTTGACGCTGCTGCCGTTCAGCGGGCTGGGCGAGCATCGCGTGGACAAGGTGGTGCCCGCGGTCATGATGGTGGCGATCATGTCCACCGCCTTCACCGGGCAGGCCATCGCCGTCGGTTTCGACCGCCGCTACGGGGCGCTGAAACGCCTGGGGGCGACACCACTTCCGCGCTGGGGCATTGTCGCGGGCAAGTGCGCCGCCGTGCTGATCGTGGTGGTACTGCAGTCGATTCTGCTGGGCGGCATCGGATTCGCGCTCGGCTGGCGGCCCGCACTCACCGGACTACTGCTCGGCGCCATCGTGATCGCCCTCGGCACAGCCACTTTCGCCGCCCTGGGCCTGCTGCTCGGCGGCACGCTCAAGGCCGAGATCGTGCTGGCGCTGGCGAACATCCTGTGGTTCGTCATGCTGGGCATCGGCAGCCTCGTGCTCATGTCCGACGACATCCCGAACGCGGTGAGCCTCATCGCGCGGGCCGTCCCCTCGGGTGCGCTGTCGGAATGCCTCGAACAGGCCATGCACAACAGCATCGACTGGTACGGCCTGGCCGTGCTGGCCGGCTGGGGTGGGATCGGCGGCTTCCTCGCCACTCGTTTCTTCCGCTTCGACTGACCCGCTTCCCAGCGTTGTCCCACGACACGTTGTAGTAGCCCCGGTGACCGGGCGACATACCGCCCGGCTACCATCGGTTCGTGCTATCTCGCGCCATTCAGCGACTCGCCGACCTGTTCCCGCTGCCATCGCTGCGGGCCCAGCGCCTCATCGCCTTCGCGGTGATCCTGACCCAGGCCGGAATCTCGGTGACCGGAGCCATCGTCCGCGTCACCGCCTCCGGACTCGGCTGCCCCACCTGGCCGCAGTGCTTCCCCGGCAGTTTCGTGCCGGTGACGGTGGCCGAGGTGCCGGTGCTGCATCAGGCGGTCGAATTCGGCAACCGCATGCTGACTTTCGTCGTGACACTGTTCGCGGCGGTGGTGGTGCTGGCGGTCACGCGGGCGCGGCGGCGGCGCGAGGTGCTCGTCTACGCGTGGATGATGCCGGGCGGCACCGTGGTGCAGGCGATCATCGGCGGCATCACCGTGCGCACCGGACTGCTGTGGTGGACGGTCGCTGTGCATCTGCTGGCCTCCATGGTCATGGTGTGGCTGGCGGTGCTGCTGTACGCCAAGATCAGCGAACCCGATGACGGCGTGCAAGTCGTGCAGGTGCCCAAACCTTTGCGCATGCTCACGGTGCTCAGCGCAGTGGCGCTGGCCGCGACTCTCGTTGCGGGAACGCTCGTTACGGGCGCGGGACCGCACGCCGGCGACAAGAGCCTGGAGCGTCCGGTGGAACGGCTCCAGGTGGAGATCGTCACCCTGGTGCATCTGCACGCGGAACTGCTCGTCGCCTATCTGGCACTGCTGGTGGGTCTCGGCTTCGGCCTCGCGGCGGTCGGAATGAACAAGGCGATTCGCGCGCGCTTCATCGTGCTCATCGCACTGGTGTGCAGTCAGGCGCTGGTGGGTCTGGTCCAATACTTCACCGATGTGCCGGCCGCCCTGGTGGCCGTGCATGTCGGCGGCGCGGCAGCGTGCACCGCCGCCACCGCCGCGCTGTGGGCGGCCATGCGCACGCGCGAACCGGTTCCCGCGACGGTGTCCGAGCCCGTCGCGGCCTGATACCCGCCGACGCCGATCCGGCTACCCGCGATCGGCGACGGCCACCTGACCGCGGCCGACCGCGGACTTGCGCCGGATCCCGAGGCCCAGCTCCTCCCCGATGGTCAGCTGGTCGACATCGCTGACCACATAGAAACCGTGCTCCACGAGCAGGTCTCGCATCTGCTCCGGCGTCCACGCCGAACGCCACGGTTCCCCGGCGAGCGGACTGCGCCGACCTGCCAGCCGGAACAGCACGCCCAGCATCCTGCGCCCGACGGTGGCCGACAGCGGTGACGGCGTCGGGTAGGAGACGAGCAGCCTGCTTCCGGGCGCGCTGCGTTTCGCCACCTCGATGACGGTGGCGGTGACCTCGTCGGGCGAGAGGTACGGCACCACGCCCTCCCAGATCCAGGTGGTCGGAACCGTCTCGTCGTGACCGTGCTCGGCCAGCGTCGTGCCGAGTTCGTCGTGCGCGAAATCCACTGGCACGAACCGCACTTCGGCGATGGGGGCACGCTCCCCCAGGCGCTCCCGCTTCTCGGCCTGCGAGGCGGGATGATCCACTTCGAACACGCGCACCCCGGCCAGTTCCGGCATGCGCCACGCGCGGGCGTCGAGGCCCGCGCCGAGGATCACCAGTTGCGGGTTCCCCTTCTCGCGCACCGCGTCATCGATGGCGACCGTGCGGGTGACGAGGATATCCGTTGTGGTGGTGAGCAATTCGAACTCGACGCGATCCCCGAACGAGCTGGGCGCCACCCCGGAACGGGCCAGCGTCACCGGCGGTATCTCCGGTTCGCGCAGCAGCTCGATCGCGAGGGGATCGGAGAACCGCCCCACACCCAACCGCCCATCCCCCACGGCGCGGGCCTGACAAACCAGCACCGCCGTCCGACTCGCTGCACGTTCGGCCATGGAGAGCATTATCGGCCCTCCGGTCCGGTGTGTCCGTTCAGGCGACCGCGAACAGCGCGCCCGCGGCCACGGCTTCGACCACAAAGTAGAACCAGACCGGGTAGAACCCGGTGCGTTCGTCCAGCGCAGCGGCGACGACACGCCCGGCCGCCATCCCCGCGAGCGCGGCGGCGACAGTGAGCAGAATACCGGTCCGCAGTGAACCGGATTGCGCGGCGGCGACACCCAGAATCGCGGCCATGGCGATTCCGAATCCGCCGTACACGGCCCGGACCTCATACCGCGCTCGCGGATCCTCGGCCCGCAACCCGAACATGGCGAGCACCGCGCCCGGCAGCGCGAGCGCGTAACCGCCCATACCGAGAAAGAAGACGGCGACGACAATGGCGATGAAGGTGGTCAACTGTTGCCTCCCAGACGAACCGAAGTGAGGAAGTCAGCGTGACCCAGGAGCAGATCAACGCGCTTCCGCAAACCTGCTACCCGACGGTGTGGCTGTGGCCGGGTCACGCACTCTACGCGGGACCGTCACTGAATCTCGGCCCACACTCCGGTTCGGTGTGGTGCTTCGCGGTCGGCGTGGATCGGCCGTACACCCTGCGTGTAGGCGACGCCGATCCACTGACGACCACGACCGCGCTCATCCCGCCGCGCACCACCCACCAGCTGATCAGCCACGACGGCCGAATGATCTTCGCCTACCTGGACCCCACCTCACGCCGGGCCGAGGCATGCCGTGCACGGATGTCGGAACGGGCCGGTGCGACAGGCATCCGGCATGCCGAGGCCGATGCGCTCCTCGCGCTCGGGACCGAGTTGATCGCGACCGGCGTCTCCCCAGGCTCCGATCCCACGTCGCTCGCCACCGGTGCGCCCGTTCTCGGTGACGGGACCGGGCCCGCCCGCGCCACAACCGATTCGACCCTTGCGGACGCTCTCGACCGCCGGGCGAGTACGTGGATCGAGCTGGCCGCACCCGCCCCACAGCACCGGATGGATGCACGGATCACCGAGGCCGCCAAGGCGATTCGCGCCGATCCCGCCGCGCCGGTCACGGCCGCCGAGTTGGCCGGGCGGGCCGGTCTCTCGGAATCCCGTTTCCTGCACCTGTTCCGACAGGAGACGGGCACGAGTCTGCGCCGCTACCGGCAGTGGTCCCGGCTCCTGCGCGCCGCCGCCCTGACCGGTGCGGGCCTCGACCTGACCACCGCTGCGGTCGAAGCCGGATTCGCCAGCCCTTCGCACTTCGCCGACCGCTTCCGCACCACCTTCGGTTTGTCGGCGACTCGCCTGCGCGCCAGCGGAGTTCGCACGCGCGTACTGGCGGATCGCCGGCCCGCCGACCCGGAACGCTGACCTGTCCGCACCCATCGCCCCGCGTCGGGCACGGTCCGAATCGTCTACCAACCCTGCCAGTGGATGGCGTCGGCCACCGGCTGGCGGGTGACAGGGCCGAAGCGCCCGGCGGGCTTGCCGACGGGAACGATCGCATAGATGCCGACCTGCGCCGGAATGCCCAGAATCGCCTTGAATTCCTGCTCGAAGAAGGTGTGCCAGGTGGTCATGGTGGCGGCCAGGCCGAGCGCGCGGGCGGTCAGCAGCAGGTTCTGGATGCCCGGGTAGACGGACGCACCCTCCGAGGCGATCTTCGCCCGGAACATATTGCGCGCCAGACTGAAACCGGCGCGCGGCCCGAGCGAACGCAGCGCGGAAAGCTGTTCGCGGCCGGTCCGCAGCATGCGTTCGACCATGCCGCGCGAGTCGTAGCAGGCAATGATCAAGGCAGGGGTGTCCTCGAAATGATCGCCCTGGTAGCGCAGGGCGGCCATGGTGCGCCCCCATGACTCGGCATCCACGTGCGGCGGCGGGGTCTGGGAGGCGACGTAGTAGTCCACGATGCGCCGCCACACCGGCGCCAGCCGCGCAATGGGCTCGCGATCGGTGACGATGACGAACGAATACGACTGATTGTTGCCGCCGCTGGGTCCGTAGGTGGCGGCCTGGACCAATTGCTCGAGCTGTTCGCGCGGTACCGGGTCGGGTTTGAGCCGGCGCATGGCGCGCGTCGTGGTCATGATCTCGTGCAGGGGCGCGTCCGTACCGAAGGACAGCGGCGGAGTCGTCATCTGGGCTCGATTCTGAATAGGCTTTCGCCGCAAGGATATTCGCACGAGTATCCCGGTGACGGCGGCATTGCCCAGTCCGAATCCTGGTCAGCGGACAGCCCCGGCGCGTTGCGCCGACCCGTCAGAAGCTCTGCCAGGAGGGCTTGTTCTCGACCGCGAAGCGGTAGTAGTCGACGGCCTTCAGGTTGGCTGCCGCGGCGGGGTCGACGATGACGGTGACGTGCGGGTGCATTTGCAGGATCGACGCCGGGCAGAAGGCGGAGACCGGGCCCTCGACGGCCGTCGCGACGGCGTCGGCCTTGCCGGAGCCGGTGGCGATCATGAGCAGATGCTGTGCGTCGCTGATGGTTCCGAGGCCCTGGGTGAGGACGTGGGTGGGGACCTGGGAGAGGTCGTCGTCGAAGAAACGGGCGTTGTCCTCGCGGGTCTTCGGGGTCAGCGTCTTGACGCGGGTGCGCGAGCGGAGGGAGGAACCGGGCTCGTTGAAGCCGATATGGCCATTGGCGCCGATGCCGAGGATCTGCACCGAGACGGGACCGTCGGCCGCGATCATCTGTTCGTATTCGGCTGCGGCAGCCGGGATGTCGGCGGCCTGGCCGTCGGGGCTGTGCACCAGGTTGTCGGCGAAGTCCACGTGCGAGGTGAATTCGTCGCGGATGAACTGGGCGTAGGACTGCGGGTGGCCGGGCGGCAGGCCGATGTACTCGTCGAGCAGAAACGCGTGCACACCACGGAAACTCAGGTTCTCCTCGCGATGCTGTCGAATGAGTTCCCGGTACGCGCCGAGCGGGGAGGAGCCGGTGGCCAGGCCGATGGCGCGGGCGCCGCGGCGCACATGGTCGGCCATGATGCGGCCCGCCAGCACACCGGCTTCGGCCGCGTTGTCGGTGATCACGAGTTCCATGGGATTCCGTCCTTGTACACGGTCAATGGGGTCAAATGATGGTCGGTGACGAGCACGTCGGCACGCATGCCGGGGCGCAGCGCGCCGATGCGGTCGGCCAGGCCCAGCAGCCGGGCCGGGGTGGCGGTGGCGGCGGTGACCGCGGCGGCGAGATCCACTCCGGCATCGAAGACGGTGCGGCGCAGCACATCCGACGCCGACGCCGTGCCACCGGCGATGGAGCCTGCACCGTCGGGCTGGTACAGGCGCGATACCCCGTCGGTGACCACTACATCCAGGCTGCCCAGGTGATAGCGGCCGTCGGGGCAGCCCGCCGCGGCCATGGCGTCGGTGATGAGGGCCAGGTTGTCCGCGCCGAGGGTGTCGAACACCATGCGGACGGTCCCGTCGGCGAGATGCACGCCGTCGGCGATGACCTCGGCCACCACATCGCCGCGCCCGGCGGCGGCCATGGCGGCGGTCAGGAAGTTCGCGTCGCGGTGTGCGAGCTCGGGCATGGCATTGAACAGGTGGGTGATGGACACCCGCCAGCCGCGGCGCATGGCGTGCACGGAACGCCGATAGTCGGCGACCGTATGGCCCAGGGACAGCACCACATTCGCGGCGGCGAGCACGTCGGCCAGGGCATCGAAGTTGGCGGTTTCCGGGGCGACGGTCACCGAGACGATGCGCCCGCCCGCGTAGTCGAGCAGCCGGTCCAGCATGGCCGGGTCGCCGGGCAGGATACGGTCCGGATCGTGTGCGCCCCGGCGGTGTTCGCTGATGAACGGGCCCTCGAGGTGGATGCCCGCGAGCAGGCCGGAATCGATGGCGGGGCCGAGAACGTCTATCCGCTCGCGCAATTCGGCTTCGGTCGCCGACACCAGCGAGGCCACCAGGGTCGTGGTGCCGCGCCCGCGATGGAAGCTCGCGGCCGCGTCGACACCCGCGAGATCGGTTTCGGGGAAACCGAATCCGCCGCCGCCGTGGCAGTGCACATCGATGAGGCCGGGCAGGATCACCACCGGTTCGCGGGGCGGCGGCGGCATCTCGCCGATGAATTCCTTGGCCGGGCCGACATAGTCGAGCAGCGGGCCGTCGAACGACACCACCCCGTCGGCGAGGTCGCCCGCCGCACCGAGGCTGACGACCCTGCCGCGCAGCGTGATTCTCAACTGGCTCGCCCCAGAGCGGTGCGAGCCGCCCGCGCGGCCTCCTCGGCGGTGCCGGCCGTCAGGACGGCGTCGGCGGCGGCACGGCATTGCGCGAGCGTCACGCCGGCCAGCGCGGCACGCACACCCGCCAGCGAGCGCGGGGCCATGGACAGTGTCTCGACGCCGAGACCGACCAGCACACAGGCGAATTCGGGATGCGAGGCGGATTCACCGCACACCCCGACCTTGACGCCGTTCGCGGTCGCCCCGTGCACGACCGCGGCAATCGTGGCCGCCAGTGCGGGCTGCCACGGATCGTGCAGCGCCGCCAGCGACGACGACATGCGGTCCGCGCCGAACAGATACTGCGACAGGTCATTGGTGCCGATGGAGAAGAAATCCACCTCCGCCCCCAGATACGCGGAACGGATTGCCGCGGCCGGGATTTCGACCATGATGCCGCGGGTGTCTAGTCCGGCCTCACGGGCCTTGGCGGCGAAGTAGCGCGCCTCCTCCACGGTCGCGACCATGGGGGCCATCACCTTCACCGTGGCCCCGGTCGACTGCTGGGCGAGCCGAATCGCGGTGAGCTGGTCGAGCAATGTCCCCTCATGAACATTGCGCAACCGCAGACCGCGCACACCCAGCGCGGGGTTCTCCTCGTCCGGCAGGTTCAGGAACGGCAGCGGCTTGTCGGATCCGGCATCCAGGGTCCGCACCGTGATCGGGCGGTCGCCCAGCGCCGCGAAGATCTCCGCGTACTGCTGCGTCTGATCCTCGATGCTGGGCGCCGAATTCCGGCCCAGGAAAAGGAATTCCGTGCGGAACAGGCCGACACCCTCGGCGCCGAGCTCCACCGCCAGCCGGGCGTCCGCCACACTGCCGACATTGGCGAGCAGCGGGACCGCGTGACCGTCTGCGGTGCGGCCCGGACCGGACGGGGCGTCTGCCTGCCGTGCGCGCAGGGCAAGCACTTCCTCGCGACGCTTCGCGTCCGGTGCGATTTCCACTGTGCCACTGGTGCCATCGAGCACCACCTCGGTGCCCTCGGCGATCTCCACCGCGCCCGGACAGGCCACGACGGCCGGAATACCCAGCGCCTTGGCCAGAATCGCGGTGTGCGAGGTGGGACCGCCCGCCACGGTGAGCAATCCGAC contains:
- the ptsP gene encoding phosphoenolpyruvate--protein phosphotransferase; its protein translation is MTREVRGVAAAPGVALAAVKWLAAAPVTSPDDTPGSDVDVEIARAEAAFETVAGRYAAQASEATGPAADILFMTSALAADPALLDQVRVGIRAGGPTAHSVTEAVAHFAEQLAALGGMMAERASDLRDVGQRVVAELLGVDPPGIPESATPFVLAAQDLAPADTVTLDPARVVGLLTVAGGPTSHTAILAKALGIPAVVACPGAVEIAEGTEVVLDGTSGTVEIAPDAKRREEVLALRARQADAPSGPGRTADGHAVPLLANVGSVADARLAVELGAEGVGLFRTEFLFLGRNSAPSIEDQTQQYAEIFAALGDRPITVRTLDAGSDKPLPFLNLPDEENPALGVRGLRLRNVHEGTLLDQLTAIRLAQQSTGATVKVMAPMVATVEEARYFAAKAREAGLDTRGIMVEIPAAAIRSAYLGAEVDFFSIGTNDLSQYLFGADRMSSSLAALHDPWQPALAATIAAVVHGATANGVKVGVCGESASHPEFACVLVGLGVETLSMAPRSLAGVRAALAGVTLAQCRAAADAVLTAGTAEEAARAARTALGRAS